Proteins found in one Amphiura filiformis chromosome 14, Afil_fr2py, whole genome shotgun sequence genomic segment:
- the LOC140169863 gene encoding uncharacterized protein, whose protein sequence is METLNGVRQLVIETGQEIADDIQREVVSLASCTDERSEDVHEVTRNGKNLVGEQVDRLQGVVSCGLRELLYPNDVDEDPTAEIRVRHPKIGDMISLGCKLSITKHGHHVIHNIQSGSFAHKINLKENDILFQIDEERVNMWSLANVIRYLAERDITFTLVLKRRKPNSDNEYVYIAIKVKLSLEGDVVEAEITGVFYLKPSPVYGSGVELQVTGNSFDAYVYQEARNFPTRFVNIQMSTPYVTTIGSSTQDLYQFKVHQLRGWGRTVFVFNNVTVNKSIHAPGPSGNASLTDQANDDLVGLIRNADIIADTRMFYVHVPSSGHYQYESVIHGGSFLASENGRLVLVRDSSRSHTWFKTVQTDRLDPSPNQTDPIYTKHKSIY, encoded by the exons ATGGAAACGTTAAACGGTGTTCGCCAATTGGTCATCGAAACTGGACAAGAAATAGCCGATGATATCCAACGGGAAGTCGTGTCACTGGCCAGCTGCACCGATGAGCGTTCTGAGGATGTCCACGAAGTGACCCGAAACGGCAAGAATTTGGTCGGTGAGCAGGTGGATAGATTACAAGGGGTGGTGTCTTGTGGACTGAGAGAACTCTTATATCCA AATGATGTTGATGAGGACCCTACTGCAGAGATTCGAGTTCGCCATCCCAAAATAGGTGATATGATATCGCTAGGATGTAAGCTATCCATAACCAAACATGGTCATCACGTGATTCACAACATCCAATCAGGGTCTTTCGCTCACAAAATAAATTTGAA GGAGAATGATATTCTGTTTCAAATTGATGAGGAGCGAGTTAATATGTGGAGTCTGGCTAACGTTATACGCTATCTGGCAGAGAGAGACATAACATTCACACTG GTCTTGAAACGGAGGAAACCAAACAGTGATAACGAATATGTCTATATAGCCATTAAAGTCAAGCTCTCACTTGAAG GAGATGTAGTTGAGGCAGAGATCACAGGGGTTTTCTACCTTAAACCAAGCCCTGTGTACGGCTCAGGGGTAGAGCTACAAGTAACTGGCAACAGTTTTGATGCATATGTCTACCAAGAAGCTAGAAATTTCCCTACACGATTTGTCAACATTCAAATGAGCACCCCCTATGTAACAACTATTGGAAGTAGCACACAGGATCTAT ATCAATTCAAAGTCCACCAGCTTCGAGGTTGGGGCAGGAcagtgtttgtttttaacaaTGTGACAGTGAACAAATCTATACATGCTCCAGGGCCATCTGGCAACGCATCACTTACG GACCAAGCTAATGATGACTTAGTAGGACTCATCCGGAATGCCGACATCATCGCTGACACTAGGATGTTCTATGTACATGTACCTTCTAGTGGGCACTACCAATATGAAAGCGTCATTCATGGGG gaagtttCCTGGCATCTGAGAATGGGAGATTAGTCCTTGTTAGAGATTCTAGCCGCTCCCACACATGGTTCAAAACTGTGCAGACAGACAGACTGGATCCATCACCAAACCAAACCGATCCAATTTACACTAAACACAAAAGCATCTACTAA